One Bos taurus isolate L1 Dominette 01449 registration number 42190680 breed Hereford chromosome 3, ARS-UCD2.0, whole genome shotgun sequence DNA window includes the following coding sequences:
- the TMEM275 gene encoding transmembrane protein 275 gives MPPPEKSQGPPARAPAGRAQDRLPGPASPALFCACGLCLLLAGVNVTLVGAFASFVPGHNAPLVVGPTLLVLALGFFAACCVCSRRRGRAPRSRSAGAGSSGQGGGGGRVALEMESSERTAQDTTAVQLSPAASDASSGRSSPGPGPGPFALDAPAPAAVYAPRADGVRLDLPRERVAP, from the coding sequence ATGCCGCCCCCAGAGAAGAGCCAGGGACCCCCGGCCCGGGCGCCCGCGGGCCGCGCTCAGGACCGGCTGCCCGGCCCTGCGTCCCCGGCGCTGTTCTGCGCCTGCGGCCTGTGCTTGCTGCTGGCGGGCGTGAACGTGACGCTGGTGGGCGCCTTCGCCTCCTTCGTCCCCGGACACAACGCGCCCCTCGTCGTGGGGCCGACGCTGCTCGTGCTGGCGCTCGGCTTCTTCGCGGCCTGCTGTGTGTGTAGCCGCCGCCGCGGCCGCGCGCCCCGTTCGCGCTCGGCGGGGGCTGGGAGTTCCGGgcagggcggcggcggcgggcgcgtGGCGCTGGAGATGGAGAGCAGCGAGCGCACGGCGCAGGACACCACGGCCGTGCAGCTTAGCCCCGCCGCCTCGGACGCGTCGTCCGGCCGCTccagccccggccccggccccggccccttCGCCCTGGACGCCCCCGCGCCCGCTGCCGTCTACGCGCCGCGCGCCGACGGGGTCCGGCTCGACCTGCCCCGGGAGCGCGTGGCCCCCTAG